A window from Oncorhynchus mykiss isolate Arlee chromosome 9, USDA_OmykA_1.1, whole genome shotgun sequence encodes these proteins:
- the LOC110531863 gene encoding ras-related protein Rab-1B, whose translation MNPEYDYLFKLLLIGDSGVGKSCLLLRFADDTYTESYISTIGVDFKIRTIELDGKTIKLQIWDTAGQERFRTITSSYYRGAHGIIVVYDVTDQESYNNVKQWLQEIDRYASENVNKLLVGNKCDLTTKKVVDYTTAKEFADSLAIPFLETSAKNATNVEQAFMTMAAEIKKRMGPGATAGGDKPNLKIDSTPVRQSGGGCC comes from the exons ATGAATCCAGAATA TGACTACCTGTTCAAGCTCCTCCTTATTGGTGACTCCGGTGTGGGAAAGTCCTGTCTTCTGCTCCGGTTTGCT GATGACACCTACACGGAGAGCTACATCAGCACCATCGGCGTAGACTTCAAGATCCGCACCATCGAGCTGGACGGCAAGACCATCAAACTGCAGATT TGGGACACTGCTGGTCAGGAGAGGTTCCGCACCATCACCTCCAGTTACTACAGGGGCGCCCACGGCATCATCGTGGTCTACGATGTCACAGATCAG GAGTCCTACAACAACGTGAAGCAGTGGCTGCAGGAGATCGACCGCTACGCGAGCGAGAACGTCAACAAGCTGTTGGTGGGGAACAAGTGTGACCTCACCACCAAGAAAGTGGTGGACTACACAACAGCCAAG GAGTTTGCCGACTCCCTGGCCATCCCATTCCTGGAGACCAGTGCCAAGAACGCCACCAACGTGGAGCAGGCCTTCATGACCATGGCTGCTGAGATTAAGAAGAGGATGGGACCCGGGGCCACGGCCGGCGGGGACAAGCCCAACCTGAAGATAGACAGCACCCCGGTTAGGCAGTCTGGCGGGGGATGCTGTTAA